A segment of the Xenorhabdus bovienii SS-2004 genome:
ATAGTTACAAGTTCCCACTATTTGGAGATATTAAGCCATCTTTATGCAAAATGCAAATACTGTTGATGACATAAAACAGTTTATTTTGTTACCTTGCTAAACATAGCTTCCGCACTGCTTTCTTCGGCGTAACACTTACCTACCAGCTTTTCATAAAAGGGCTTCCAGTTACGAGACCATGATGATTGAGTCAATGCAGGAACAAGCGCCTTGATAGCCGTGTAAGCTACTGATGATGGCACCCGGCTGTAACCCCGGCCTGAGCATCGGGGGCAGATTTTATCAACCGGTACGCCCTGCAAGGCGGTCTTTTCCTCATCAACGACTACACCCCGCCCCTTGCAGCGACAACGACTTGACAGCGTGCCTTTACCATTACACTTCTGGCAAAGTTCACCCACCTGCTCTTTTTCAATCCACGGCGCCATAATCACTTCACCGTCCGCACGAATAATGCCGGGATGTTTTTCAACTTCTTTTATGCCGTAGATAAGCCCTTTCCCGCGACATTCCGAACACTGACAAGTAGACGCCGCTGAACGGGCATAATCTTCAAACGCCATCTTCGATAAGATAACCAGACAGGGCCCCAGTTTATTCCCTGCTGCTTTGGATATCAGCTTAGGAACAGTTCGCCTTGCGTATCGGGTCAGTTCTTCTACCGTGCTGAACCTGTCTTCTTCACTGACCTCGTTCTTGGCGAAAAATGCCGCCATGCCGAACTTGGCTTGTGATCCCGCCATCCCCAAAGCTGCTGCGGTATCCATTCCTTTCATTCTGTCCGGTGCGGTACTGGTTGACGCATCACTGAACGTCGGTGTTTTCGGGTGAAAGTGTTTTAATGCTGATTCGAGTTTCATTATTACGCTGTCTCCCCCACCAGATTCAGGATAATCCTGTCGGTCAGCTCACGATCATGGAACCGCTCCTCGGATTGAGTACAAGATCCCGGCAGAATACCCGCGAAAACATTGATTTTCTGACGGTATAATTTACGTAATTTTCTCATAATGCCTCCAATGGCCTGCCAAAAAGACAATTTTTACCCGTTCGATGTTGTCTCAAAACCCCTGTTTGTTGTCTCATGTTGTCTCAATTTAAAAACTAAAATAATTACAATTCATACAGTTAATAAAAATGAGACAACCGAGACAACTGAGACAACAGATTTTAGCCCTCACATGAGGAGATCAGTCTTCTTCGTCTGATTCAGGCACCAGCACCATGATGTAAGCCCGTTGCTGAATACCCCCCAGATGCTTAAGACGGGGTGTCTTGCCCTGATAGCTCCTGCCACTGGCCGGCTTTTTGAGTATGTCGCTTTTCACTAACGTGTCTGCGAACATATCCACGTTAAAACCCCGGGCGATCTCCTGCTTAAAAGTCGCGGGTAAGGTATAGAAAATCATCGGATCATTATCATGAAGGCCTTTCTTTTCCCGATACCCAGCCAAATCCCGAATCGGTAAGTCCCGTTCATCATAGGGCAGAGGGGCATAGCGGCTCATGCCATGGGCGTTAAGAAAGGAAACGGCCTGCTCGACAATCTGTTCACCTTCTTTGTTGCCGGTCCCAAACTCCGCCACCCAGACATTAAAGATATATTGCAGCACATCGCGGCAATCCTGCGCCTTCCAGCCCGTAATGACCCGCCCCAGCATTAAAGCCGCCTCCAGCACCGCAAAGCGATCACTGACCCGTTGTACCTGCTCACCATAACTTTCCGGTATCAGCTTGCCCCACCGTGATTGCGCCGCGATATACGCCTGTCTGGCCTCCTCATGGTGTGACGATAGATAACCGATCCATTCCCGCCCTGCCGCACCATGATGTTCACGACAGCCCCGCTTTAACGCATCCGCATGCGCCTTGCCATTTTCTGAACCGTGCAAGGTCTTGGCCCTTTCCATCGGAATATTCAGCAATCGGACTAATTGCCCGGCATTAATTTTAATCCCGGCCTCCATCAAGAACGTGGGGATATCTTTCTCACCGGTACTGATCGCCACGGTTCGCCAGCTTGCCAAAGGACGGTTACCGCCTTCTTTCGCCCCCTGTATTTTCCCCTTGCCATTAAACAGGGTATAGGCTGAGGTGTGGACATGCTTAGGGTTCGCACCCTGTCCGACCTCATCGAGTGACAACAGGCCGTCATTGTGTGCCAATGCTTCGTTAGCAATACCCAGCGCAGTGCCATACCACGTCAGCCGTTGCTCATCCGGTTTACCGTATAGGCTGGTTGCAATGTCAGCCGTCGTGGTTTTCCCGGCAGTAGATTGCGCATACAGATGGACACCAAACCCGTCCGCCCCCACAATTCCTATCATCGGGGCCGCTAACGCCGTCGCAATGCCCAGCATCATAAAGGGGTTATTATTCGCCAGCCGTGCCACCTCTTCACGCCAGCTGTCAGTTGTCCCTGAAACGGTATAGGCATTCGCCGCGGCACTGCCCCCGTTAAACAAAACAGGCTGCTGAGGTACGCCAATCACCGAACCGTCCGGCATGATATACGCCCCTTTATGCCAGCCTGATTTTGCCGTCATACTCCAGATTTCTTTTGTGTGGCTTCGTATCAGCCAGTCAGCCAGGATCGCCCTGAGATTACTTTTTGTTGTGACTTGCACACCGCCCGCTTTGAGCATTCGCCAGCCTTCGCGTTCTCCAATGTCGGCCGACGCTACCCCTTTAATGACCGGGTCTTTACTGCCCTTCGCTTTCCAACGGACTATCAGGTATTGCTCGTCATTTTCATCAATGCCCGTGCCGATGACATCAATCGGTGAACACAGCCATTGTTCCGGTTTGATGATTTCCCCGGTTTCTTTGTCTAATTTCGGGGTCACGTAAAAAACCCCGGTGTGGCGCACATCAATAAACGGTATCAGGGGATCACGTTCTTTCTCACGATGGTCATCTAAATTAATCACCACTGACTTTAACACTGACGCTTTCTCCCCTGCCTGATGCAATCCTTGGCTGAATGCCTGCTTTGCCGCTTCGATGCCGTGACACTGGCGGTAATCGTCCCAGTCCGCTTTATCTTCCGTGGGCGGCCATGTGACCCAGCCCCTGACAGATTTGGCCGCTTTTTCTGCTGAAATTTTCCCCACATTCTTATGACCGGACTTCATATCGTTGTCAGCCGCCAGAATGATTTTCGCATCAGGCCACCGTTCCCTGACGTGTCCGGCAACAGCGAATAGATTCCCTTCATCAATCGCAGCCAGCACCACGCCATCATGCAACTGGCTGACGGTTAACGCGGTTGCATAACCCTCAGTAATGATGATCGTGTCCGGTGTTTCGGTTACCCCGGATAAGGGGATAAAACTCCCCTTTTTCTGTGAGCCTGAGACAAGGCGCTTTTCACCGTTTGGCTTGATCGTCTGTGCGCCTGTTACGGTTCCGTCTAACGCTTGCATGACCAGTAACAAAGAGCCGTCTTTCAATAGCTTCTGATGGGGGCATTGCAGCCCCTTGTTAGTCAGATAGTCGGATTGCCCGATCGTGGTTTGAGCCACCAGCTTTTTAATTCTTTCGGCTATCAGGGGAGCTCCTGATTTGGGAGCTTCCTTTCTGGCAGGCTCAGGCAGTGGCAGCGATAACGCCTGAGAAACCTCTTTAGCCGCCTCAATAATCGTGATCCCCTTCGCCCTGACCAGCAAATCCAGCCCATCACCGTGATTCGGCTCATCACACTGGCGACAATGCCAGTCACCGTTCCCATGATCGTCCATGAAGTGAAAACGGTCAGTGCCACCGCATATCGGGCAAGCTCCATGCTTCCCCTTTGCCGGAACATCCACCCCACAGGCAGCCAGCAAACCCTGCCAGTGATCCTTAGCCGCCATTTTCACTGAACGGATATCAATATGACTTACCATTTGGGGAACCTCTCGCGGTGATGAATTTCAAAATCCGCGTGCTGTGCTGTGTCATTCAGGGCTTCGGCAATTCGGGGCAGGTACATCAGGGCTTCACCGATACGGCGTAAATCGTCCCTTGCCTGACAATCTGCATAGTTCTCATTATCGGCAGACCAGAAAGCCAGTTCCCCCATCGCTGACATTGCCGCCATCACTGCGCTATGTGCTCCATCTGAATGCTTACGCAGATCTTTAATTTCCTCAGTGCTCATGGTGCTAAAGTTGTTGCGTACTAAGTGGTTATAGATATCAGACATAATCAGGCTCTCCCTGCGTAGGTGTATTCTTTAGTGAAACGGCTTACTGGCATGATGCACGGGGTGTTATAGCCATCACGGACAAACGTCACGCGGTTAAAGGCGACCGACAGCACCTGAACGGTTTCCCCGTTCTGATGGGTGTAGTAGTCATGGGGTGCGGGGTCACGCATGGCTCCCCCCCTGAACGGTAGACATATCTCTATAGTTGGAAGTGTTATCAATAGCTTCCTCACCTGCGATTACTTCAATCAGAAATACAGCAATATCGCCGGATAGCTTTGCCATCAGAGAAGAAATAACAGATATTTCACTGCCCTGTATTTGGTGAGGGTATGACTCAATAAGCTGATTAATAAATTCGAGTTGCTGGGCCTTTTCAGCGGCTTGATGAATAGTGATAGGCTTGCTCATGCGGCCACCCCTTGACGGGAAACAAATACCAGAGAGGAAATACCGACCAGTAAACGGGCTTCACCTTCACTGTCCGCCAACACAGTAATGAGACGTACAGGGTGAATATCCACCAGACGTTGAGTGCCCGATGCAATTAGGAATGTAAATTTAAGGCGAGTTTGGTTATGCTGTTGTATAGCCATAGCGTTAATCTCCGTAACGTAGTGGTCAGAGGCTCCGCTTGGACTGCAATCCGACGGAGCCTTGTTCTTATTGAATGCTGCAACATTCAACTGGCACCCAGTATAAATACAAACTGGCACCCACATCAATACTTTTTTTATAATTATTTTTGTGTATACTGGCACCCATAAACAAATGTGGAGAGCAGTAATGACACGTGATAATGTTAATAACAAATCACAAAAGATGAGCGCACGAGTGCCACACGAAATAGCCGATAATGTAGAATCATTAAAGGAACCTGGGGAAAGTACGGCACAGTTTATCGTCACCGCATTACAGGGTGAGATCAAACGCCGCCAACGCAAAACCAAAGCATCACCTGAGCAATAACTAACCGAGTGAACATTATTCACTTGGTTAACTCCCCCTCTTAAAGATGGTAAGTTGATTGAGCAATAACTAACCAACCCGATGTTATCGGGGAGCCTAACCAAACCTCTTAAAGAGGTGAGCCTCTTAAGCTGTTGTAATTCGTCGTAAACCAGAATTGGATTACGGATAAATGATTGATTTATCTTGTAAAGAAAATGTGCTTTACGCCAAAGGGTAGCATTCGCCGTGCTATCCTTTTCTGTTTGCACTCCACTTAATGAGGATCGCAAATTAACCGCGTCGCTAAATGATATGCGCATATTATAAGCAAACGCCAAATCTGGCGTTTGAATAGATATCAATGAGTTATCACTAAAATGGGCATTCCCACTTAGATGGGCTTTTAAATCCCAATTGGCGCAATATTTCACTGATGGGTGTCCGAAAATATTCGCATACCCATCGGCCAAAGTGAGGACTTCGACAGTAGGACTCCTCAAACTCAAGGAGTCACCAGAAATAATTGGATAACTTAAAGTTACAGAATTCATTGCTTCGCTTCCATACGCTGCGCTAACCAACGTTGAGCCAGTTCCATTAATTGGGCTTTTCGCTTCTCAGTCGGTGCGTCCAAATCAAGAAATGCACAATTGCGTGATTCCAAATACGTCAGTAGCTGTAATTGCTCTGCGGTCATGTTGTCTCTGACTTCTTTGGATTTAATGCCCTTATTTTTAGCCCATTTGACAGGATCTATACCCAGCACCAATTTATTAATAAATCGAGATTCATTGCTGTAAGCAAAGCCCTTTTGAGTGTCTCCGGTGCGTTCCATATATCCTTTCATCGCATCAGTCATGCTTTTATGATCTTCACAGGCAGCGACACGATTTTTACGCCAGTTCATCAGCGCAGCTTGGTGTTCTTCTGGTGCAACACGGCGCAGACGTTTTTCACAGTCGATAAAGTACTGGCGAGCCTCTTTACCTTCTTCGGTGCGTTCCACCATAGAAAGCTCTTTCGCCATATCAGAGCTAACACGGTATTCAGTTCTCGGACGACCTTTTTTGGAATTTTCCAAATAAGTCTCGTAATCCTCATTTTCAATAAAACCGTATTGATCAATGCGCTGTTTTATCCAGCTAGCAAACAGTTCCTTATTGCCAAGAAACTTATGCAGGTTTCTGGCATCAGTAACCATTGCTGCCTTTCCATTAATAGTTCCCGCTGTTAACGGGATCATTTCGGCATAATTCTTTTTTAGGTTCTCTTTGCGCTGAACTAAAATAGGCTCTTGATTGTTTTCAGCGTGAGCAAGTCCCTGACCAGTTAAGGCCGCATTTTTAGATTTCATATTTTACCCTGTCTTAATTAATTTGATTTTCGGCTGTAGGGGTTATTGACGTTCTCTACTGTTGGCGGGTTGCGTACCCAATGCAGTAAGTCACTGAGTAACCAAGCACAGGAATTGCGGCCTAGTGGTTTGCGGGCAGGGAAGCGGCCTTCGTTCTCCAGTTTCCACGCTGATGTTCTGGAAATAGAAGTGATGTGATGGCGTTCCTTTTCACGGATAAGACGATCGTAAGGTTCGCCATACTCGGAAAGGATAGAGCGGCGTTCTTCTGGTGTAGGAGTGTTATATCGAATGGTCATGTTACCCTCACTGTTTAATTGTTTTTGTGAGGGTATTCTTAATCAAAAATAAAAATAAAAAAATTGGCGTAAAACCTATGAAATTTAGTTAGTTATAGCCATTGGTGTTATACCCATTCATTTATTCTTTTTTAAGCCATTGGCGTAAATCTGGCATTTTAATGTTGTTTTACGCCAATGTGTTATGTTATCTGATCATGGATCTGACTTCCTCTATCGTTATATCTTCATCAAGAAAAACACTACTAATTGTCGCTGTAATATTATGAAGTGGGGTACCAAAATTATCGGAAAAAAATGCTGATATTTTTCTAACAAAAAAAGTTCTTTTTATTTGATTTTTTCTTTTTAAGATGGATTCACATTTAAATGAATTAGCCTGCTCATTTAAATCTTGCAAAAAAGAACTTATTGATGGTGATGTAACACCAACGCTATTCCATGCCCACCCTATAGCACCTTCATGCCCATATTTAGGAAGAAAATGTGAATTTTTATAAAAACAATACTTCTCTAAATGGTGATCAAGCATATTATTTGATTTTTCACTATTGTGCATTCTTTTGAAACGTTGAAAATAAGATTCATGGCTTGCATAGTTCATTATTGAAACATCTAATGGGGTATTGGATATTTCTTTATTTAGCTCAAATGACAATTTTTTTATTTTTTCTGTTTTTTCTTCTTTTTGTTTTTGCGTTAATAGATCCCAATCGCTAGGCCCTTTGATTGCGGAAATAATTTCATCCGTAAGAGATTGATAGAACATATAAGGATTGCGGCACTCATTCGCTCTATTAGATAATGCTGACCAAATGAAAATCATTTTTTCATCAAATATTAATTTATAAGCGACATCTTTCTCCGATAGAGTTGGAGTCCATTCATTAGAATCAATAAAACACCCCACTTTATCAAGTTCTTCTTTTTTTGCATCAGGGATAGGAATTGTAAAATCCAAAATCACTTCTGATTCATACCACTCAATCAAACAATAATCTACATACTCTGGGTATTCTGTCATTGCTGCCCCGCCTTTAATATAACCACATTTTCATAATTACCCGCCAATA
Coding sequences within it:
- a CDS encoding antitermination protein codes for the protein MKLESALKHFHPKTPTFSDASTSTAPDRMKGMDTAAALGMAGSQAKFGMAAFFAKNEVSEEDRFSTVEELTRYARRTVPKLISKAAGNKLGPCLVILSKMAFEDYARSAASTCQCSECRGKGLIYGIKEVEKHPGIIRADGEVIMAPWIEKEQVGELCQKCNGKGTLSSRCRCKGRGVVVDEEKTALQGVPVDKICPRCSGRGYSRVPSSVAYTAIKALVPALTQSSWSRNWKPFYEKLVGKCYAEESSAEAMFSKVTK
- a CDS encoding TOPRIM and DUF927 domain-containing protein encodes the protein MVSHIDIRSVKMAAKDHWQGLLAACGVDVPAKGKHGACPICGGTDRFHFMDDHGNGDWHCRQCDEPNHGDGLDLLVRAKGITIIEAAKEVSQALSLPLPEPARKEAPKSGAPLIAERIKKLVAQTTIGQSDYLTNKGLQCPHQKLLKDGSLLLVMQALDGTVTGAQTIKPNGEKRLVSGSQKKGSFIPLSGVTETPDTIIITEGYATALTVSQLHDGVVLAAIDEGNLFAVAGHVRERWPDAKIILAADNDMKSGHKNVGKISAEKAAKSVRGWVTWPPTEDKADWDDYRQCHGIEAAKQAFSQGLHQAGEKASVLKSVVINLDDHREKERDPLIPFIDVRHTGVFYVTPKLDKETGEIIKPEQWLCSPIDVIGTGIDENDEQYLIVRWKAKGSKDPVIKGVASADIGEREGWRMLKAGGVQVTTKSNLRAILADWLIRSHTKEIWSMTAKSGWHKGAYIMPDGSVIGVPQQPVLFNGGSAAANAYTVSGTTDSWREEVARLANNNPFMMLGIATALAAPMIGIVGADGFGVHLYAQSTAGKTTTADIATSLYGKPDEQRLTWYGTALGIANEALAHNDGLLSLDEVGQGANPKHVHTSAYTLFNGKGKIQGAKEGGNRPLASWRTVAISTGEKDIPTFLMEAGIKINAGQLVRLLNIPMERAKTLHGSENGKAHADALKRGCREHHGAAGREWIGYLSSHHEEARQAYIAAQSRWGKLIPESYGEQVQRVSDRFAVLEAALMLGRVITGWKAQDCRDVLQYIFNVWVAEFGTGNKEGEQIVEQAVSFLNAHGMSRYAPLPYDERDLPIRDLAGYREKKGLHDNDPMIFYTLPATFKQEIARGFNVDMFADTLVKSDILKKPASGRSYQGKTPRLKHLGGIQQRAYIMVLVPESDEED
- a CDS encoding DUF4222 domain-containing protein; its protein translation is MRDPAPHDYYTHQNGETVQVLSVAFNRVTFVRDGYNTPCIMPVSRFTKEYTYAGRA
- a CDS encoding YlcI/YnfO family protein; its protein translation is MTRDNVNNKSQKMSARVPHEIADNVESLKEPGESTAQFIVTALQGEIKRRQRKTKASPEQ
- a CDS encoding phage antirepressor Ant, with product MKSKNAALTGQGLAHAENNQEPILVQRKENLKKNYAEMIPLTAGTINGKAAMVTDARNLHKFLGNKELFASWIKQRIDQYGFIENEDYETYLENSKKGRPRTEYRVSSDMAKELSMVERTEEGKEARQYFIDCEKRLRRVAPEEHQAALMNWRKNRVAACEDHKSMTDAMKGYMERTGDTQKGFAYSNESRFINKLVLGIDPVKWAKNKGIKSKEVRDNMTAEQLQLLTYLESRNCAFLDLDAPTEKRKAQLMELAQRWLAQRMEAKQ
- a CDS encoding helix-turn-helix transcriptional regulator; translation: MTIRYNTPTPEERRSILSEYGEPYDRLIREKERHHITSISRTSAWKLENEGRFPARKPLGRNSCAWLLSDLLHWVRNPPTVENVNNPYSRKSN